AAACGCGTGCTGACGCCAACTGAGCATCCAATATCAAGAACTTGACCAATTTGCAAGCCTCCAGAGTGCTTCAAATGGTGGTCTTCTATAGCTTGGAGCCAATTTCCGCGAACAATTTGGTTTGCTTCTTGGAGAGATGGGGCAGAAGGTATAGCCCTTCTCACCATTGACATGGTGGCCGCCTCTGCTTCTGCTGCAGCCTGTTCAAGACAGAGAGAGCCTTAGTTTCACCAAAATATTATCatcaaaaacaaaattgaaaatcaatTAGTACTACCAGCCAAGAAAGGTTCCCCTCATCATATGCATGGAAAGGATTGAGATAATCTGCACAAAAGAAATTGTTTTTTTGTAAACAAATCACATTATTGGTTATCATGGAAAACACAAGTGAAGATAGAAGTTGAGGAGATTACAATCTGGATAAACGATAGAGGTATCTTCAATGGAATCTTTTTCCTTGTAAACATCAGACTCCAAAATCTCCTTAGTCATATCCCTCCATGGAATGCTTGTTTTCTCAGCTGTACTGTCCAAATCGGTACGAAATATAGAGTTGAGCAGGAATTCATGAATTTGTACTAGTTTGTTTAGTTGGATTAACATTTACCTGATCAAAACTTGTCTAGCGCCAAGTTTCATAACAGAATAGAGGGGTTTGAAGGAAATCAGAGCTCTGACCAGCCGAGAAAGCGGCGTCTCTCCGCTCCATTTGGGTCTCTTCAGCTGCCCCTCCTCGAAATCTGCCGTCACTCCACCGCCACTCGACTTGGCCGCCGCGGCAAGTCGGATTCTTGGCGGCGCACTTCCTCTGCGAGTGCAAGAATCCTGATGGATGGATCTGGTGGCCCAAGTAGTACCACTGTTGAGCTTTGAGATGGTGCTGGATGCCATTCTTGCGGCGGAGTGGTGGTATTGGAGTTGGTTGGCGGCGGAAAGGCTCATGGGCGTTATACGGCGGTTGGGAATGGGAAAGGCGCCTTTGAAGATAGAGAGAGAAGGGTGTCATGTCATCTGCTTGCAAATCTAGTTAGCCAATGATTTAGCGACACATGGCTACAAAAATGTTTAAATCTCTAATTTGGCATACATAGTCATTTTTCCATAAGTTCCGTCATTTTTCATATTATAATTtagtcattttcatatataatagTATATATGACAGCAGATCCCATACAGAAAACTGTTCAAGTCTACTGGCCTTATTAAATATTCAATCAATGTTGAAGTGATTTGCatcaatttcattaaaaaataaaataattacagtTGATTAGAATTGACCAATTAAAACAGAGAGGTGTCTTCATCTTGGAACAAGTTAGCATGATTTAGTGATGTATGAGTCAAAACTACTTTAGGTTAATTGGAAGATAGTCTAATTAAATTAGA
This sequence is a window from Salvia splendens isolate huo1 chromosome 5, SspV2, whole genome shotgun sequence. Protein-coding genes within it:
- the LOC121802412 gene encoding uncharacterized protein LOC121802412 translates to MSLSAANQLQYHHSAARMASSTISKLNSGTTWATRSIHQDSCTRRGSAPPRIRLAAAAKSSGGGVTADFEEGQLKRPKWSGETPLSRLVRALISFKPLYSVMKLGARQVLISTAEKTSIPWRDMTKEILESDVYKEKDSIEDTSIVYPDYYLNPFHAYDEGNLSWLAAAEAEAATMSMVRRAIPSAPSLQEANQIVRGNWLQAIEDHHLKHSGGLQIGQVLDIGCSVGVSTRFLAEKFPSAKITGLDLSPYFLAVAQHNDKRRNEGENRVRWIHGNGENTGLPSNSFDLVSIAYVFHECPQRAIKNMVEEALRLLRPGGTFAVTDNSPKSKILQELSPVLFTLMKSTEPFLDEYYLTDLEGAMKHAGFANVQTAMTDPRHRTVTATAPF